In Kosmotoga arenicorallina S304, a genomic segment contains:
- a CDS encoding CapA family protein: MKSFTLILVILILMFTLSGCTLPREGSLEHFTVADVLSYIYKLSFGPVVGKLPEEFSNYLIKENPSRDSTPISFTLLGDIMFTVNIKDEIYQEYPERLKESDFTIANLEFPVNSSKPPSGFPHFNGTVEFFEKAVMPLQPDLLNIANNHCLDQGMEGLYSTIELLNAHKIPFVGVELNSKKYIVLERNGVKIAVTGFTYSTNAMEDAGDWIVNKIRLNRPWNIEDEIAPLISLIQEMNEQADIVIVVLHWGFEYEFTPTDNQIFIAHKLVEAGADMIVGHHPHVLQDFEHYMDKKGHTGLIFYSLGNWITGMKQSYTRTTAAAKVFLDSQGKAIGIEVYPFLLEKGRCLPMINVEENVYVPASFKRCSSW, from the coding sequence ATGAAGAGTTTCACATTAATACTTGTAATTTTAATCTTAATGTTTACTCTCTCCGGGTGTACCCTTCCAAGGGAAGGTAGCCTTGAGCACTTCACTGTTGCGGATGTTCTTTCGTATATCTATAAACTCTCTTTTGGGCCTGTGGTTGGTAAACTTCCCGAAGAATTTTCTAACTACCTTATTAAGGAAAATCCTTCGAGAGACTCTACTCCGATTAGCTTCACGCTTTTAGGCGATATCATGTTTACCGTAAATATAAAGGATGAGATATACCAGGAATATCCTGAGAGATTAAAAGAGTCAGACTTTACAATAGCCAATCTGGAATTTCCGGTAAACTCTTCAAAACCTCCATCAGGTTTTCCTCACTTTAATGGTACTGTGGAATTTTTCGAAAAAGCGGTTATGCCTTTGCAGCCAGATTTGCTGAATATAGCCAATAACCATTGTCTTGACCAGGGTATGGAAGGATTATACTCAACGATTGAACTCTTAAATGCGCACAAAATCCCTTTCGTGGGCGTTGAGTTGAACTCAAAAAAATACATTGTTTTGGAACGTAATGGTGTTAAGATAGCAGTGACCGGGTTTACTTATTCCACAAATGCTATGGAAGATGCGGGAGACTGGATTGTCAACAAAATAAGGCTTAACCGTCCTTGGAATATTGAAGATGAAATCGCCCCCCTGATTTCACTGATTCAGGAAATGAATGAGCAAGCGGATATCGTTATAGTCGTTCTTCACTGGGGCTTTGAGTATGAGTTCACTCCTACGGATAACCAGATATTTATTGCTCATAAGCTTGTTGAAGCGGGTGCTGATATGATAGTTGGCCACCACCCACATGTTCTTCAAGATTTTGAACATTATATGGATAAAAAGGGACATACAGGTTTGATTTTTTATTCTCTCGGAAACTGGATCACAGGAATGAAACAGTCATACACCCGCACTACAGCCGCAGCCAAGGTTTTTCTTGATTCTCAGGGAAAAGCGATAGGAATTGAAGTATATCCATTTTTGCTTGAAAAAGGACGTTGCTTGCCTATGATTAATGTCGAAGAAAACGTTTATGTTCCTGCTTCTTTTAAGAGATGCTCTTCATGGTAG